A single region of the Sorex araneus isolate mSorAra2 chromosome 7, mSorAra2.pri, whole genome shotgun sequence genome encodes:
- the LOC129406531 gene encoding translation initiation factor IF-2-like, translating to MLRSPLPAAAASHPASHVSLPLFFFFLTSARGGAATARPLTSPRLPRPRPAWGEGRGRLRRERGPARPPPPPARGTGAGRPRGRPAGALGRRLRGRAAPMRPPDPEGTGWGGVGAAARPGDAPFGLSLRPAAPSGKRSEQNGSSSQPVMNLGLPLVWTSRHKTLREANRRPHSLLPIHH from the exons ATGCTGAGGTCTCCTCTGCCGGCGGCTGCAGCTTCTCACCCAGCCTCTCATGTTTCgctccctcttttcttcttctttttaaccAGCGCGCGGGGAGGTGCTGCCACCGCGCGCCCCTTGACGTCACCGCGGctcccgcgcccccgcccggcctggggggaggggagggggcggctccGGCGCgagcgcggcccggcccggccccccccccccccagcccgcggcaccggggcggggcggccgcgggggaGGCCGGCCGGGGCGCTCGGGAGGCGGCTTCGAGGGCGCGCGGCCCCGATGCGCCCGCCTGACccggaggggacggggtggggtggagtgggggctgcTGCGCGACCCGGAGACGCCCCCTTCGGCCTCTCACTGCGCCCCGCAGCCCCCTCTGGGAAACGATCAGAGCAAAA TGGTTCAAGCTCCCAGCCTGTGATGAATCTGGGTCTTCCGCTGGTTTGGACTTCAAGACACAAGACACTTAGAG AGGCAAATCGCAGACCTCACTCGCTGCTGCCGATTCACCACTAA